A region from the Lolium perenne isolate Kyuss_39 chromosome 4, Kyuss_2.0, whole genome shotgun sequence genome encodes:
- the LOC127295840 gene encoding uncharacterized protein isoform X6, with amino-acid sequence MPRGTRKRRREPSPDAAAGQRKLLPGEVVEVFSFDPGLCGSWHQAVVIDILDNFRSVRYNDFVDDNDNGSPLVEKVKVSDAVDGKSSVSGGFARGKIRPVHPHQPLQVSDASYGLCVDALVEGSYWEGVIADHAEGSVERKVLFPDEGDERVMAVDQLRHTQDWDEVTGKWKPRGFWLLLQLLLSYEEKDGLPVSVRQIWYDLRSDPSLLTEANLWMCGTKSFWERSVAVLIAELWSVCGRPLHDGYHSCRSAEALTSADLPNKKVEPTVLDKLDSTTADISQTMSEFISYYRSNDRIGARAKRDPIKRHLKSLGWTFVEDRPKNKYCVSPDGKRFISLIGACEAYLAQKDCHTNHLVLHRVTQSNEYINPTGMDLALRENKSYNKLSSNASTWKPEQLNAELSPVIGSLLVSYQEGTTLSQRHISETMRMKLKKHLLALGWSIEVREDKVTRHQGKPDINKRYRYKSPFGKTFFSILKVLKSFTVQCDKQFQGNRIEDNYLAADRVNLDATVLSDLTRLGKRKRGQKSNDIRKYIDFMEADAQNSRKKKCLRLKAKNFLKSAGWKVWRKKKSSKKREPRYVAPYGKSYNCLLAACKGYLEQGYQKENNASFGITTDDMFTLTTCHGKSKKRKSSSAPMNQARVLTSRHEQILPSQHRAKTVLSLLVEKNILLPRVKLIYKQRSDGPQIKEGSVVRDGIKCRCCNELFSLESFEVHAGCSTQFPAAHMFLKDGRSLSQCLVELMGENKPKDSLHVRLKKNYSDLESDSICSICNDGGDILLCDGCPSAFHHACVGLEATPKGSWYCPSCRCSICDSGDYDPDTNKFTEKTVMYCDQCEREYHVGCIRNKDDQLTCCPEGCWFCSRECSEIFQHLQELIGKPIPTSVEGLSCTILKFDRENVSGNVDFDNEKMAEQYGKLCIALDVLHECFVTIIEPRTRRDVSEDIVFNRESDLRRLNFRGFYTILLQKDGELLSVGTFRVCGKKFAELPLIGTRVQYRRQGMCRLIMNELEKLLSGWGVERLLLPAVPQLLETWTGPFGFTAMSNSDRFDLAESSILSFQGTTLCHKILNAAGHNPKDLSIQLILNAEQMELGENSIVSFERTTSNHSEELKVTALTNCNSLELRENSIFSSWGSTIYQKVSSDAFGHPEELNGSEYQVECTGIVREILESDSQESTSVVIEDTDRLEHELLLEIRSNSGEEDSCAIDVPTTTPNQEVSFTVDAHEQPYGSLGADHHSENCVLTDIRPVAKKALPGLKLKFSGKCYKRSRKSSGCRGMKLRFSGKCYRRSRKSGGFRKPGVCG; translated from the exons ATGCCGCGGGGGACCCGGAAGCGGAGGCGCGAGCCGTCCCCTGACGCCGCCGCCGGGCAGAGGAAGCTCCTCCCCGGCGAAGTCGTCGAG GTCTTTAGTTTTGATCCAGGGCTGTGTGGATCATGGCATCAGGCAGTAGTCATTGATATTTTGGACAACTTTCGCTCTGTAAGGTACAATGATTTTGTTGATGACAATGATAACGGGTCACCTCTTGTTGAGAAAGTTAAGGTATCAGATGCTGTTGATGGCAAGTCAAGTGTGTCTGGGGGATTcgctcgtggaaaaataagaccggtGCATCCACATCAACCGCTGCAGGTATCTGATGCAAGCTATGGACTCTGTGTTGATGCGCTGGTGGAAGGATCCTACTGGGAAGGTGTTATCGCTGATCATGCTGAAGGATCCGTGGAGAGGAAGGTCCTTTTTCCTGATGAAGGCGATGAACGCGTTATGGCGGTTGATCAGCTGCGCCATACTCAAGATTGGGATGAAGTTACTGGCAAATGGAAACCACGCGGATTCTGGTTGCTTCTCCAGTTGCTTTTATCATATGAAGAGAAAGATGGCTTACCTGTATCAGTCAGGCAGATATGGTACGACTTGAGATCAGATCCTTCCTTGTTGACAGAAGCCAATTTGTGGATGTGTGGGACGAAATCTTTTTGGGAGAGATCAGTTGCAGTCCTTATTGCAGAATTGTGGTCCGTATGTGGCAGACCTCTCCATGATGGATATCACTCTTGTAGATCAGCAGAAGCTTTAACATCTGCAGACTTGCCAAATAAGAAGGTCGAGCCCACTGTCTTGGATAAGCTGGATTCCACAACAGCTGATATCTCCCAGACCATGTCAGAGTTCATCTCATACTATCGGAGCAATGACAGGATAGGTGCTCGTGCCAAGCGGGATCCTATAAAGCGCCATCTTAAATCATTAGGGTGGACCTTTGTAGAAGATAGACCCAAGAACAAGTATTGTGTCTCACCTGATGGAAAGCGCTTCATATCTCTTATAGGAGCATGTGAGGCTTATCTGGCACAGAAGGATTGTCATACAAATCATTTGGTTTTACATAGAGTGACACAAAGTAATGAATATATCAACCCAACTGGCATGGATCTTGCCCTAAGGGAGAACAAATCCTACAATAAATTGAGTTCGAATGCCTCTACTTGGAAACCAGAGCAATTGAATGCAGAACTTTCCCCAGTGATAGGGTCACTGCTTGTTAGTTACCAAGAGGGCACCACCCTTTCCCAGAGACACATTAGTGAAACCATGAGGATGAAGCTGAAGAAGCATCTGTTGGCATTAGGTTGGAGTATTGAGGTCAGAGAAGATAAAGTTACAAGACATCAAGGTAAACCAGATATTAATAAGAGATATCGGTACAAGTCACCTTTCGGGAAGACCTTTTTTTCTATCCTTAAAGTACTCAAAAGCTTCACAGTTCAATGTGATAAACAATTTCAAGGCAACAGAATTGAAGACAATTATTTGGCAGCAGACAGAGTAAATCTTGATGCAACAGTTTTGAGTGACCTGACAAGACTTGGTAAACGCAAACGTGGACAGAAATCTAATGACATAAGAAAATACATAGACTTCATGGAAGCAGATGCGCAGAACTCCAGGAAAAAGAAATGCCTgagattaaaagctaagaacttcCTCAAATCTGCTGGGTGGAAAGTCTGGCGAAAGAAAAAATCTAGTAAGAAGCGGGAACCCCGTTATGTTGCTCCATATGGTAAGTCCTACAACTGTCTGCTGGCAGCATGTAAAGGATACCTAGAGCAAGGATATCAAAAGGAGAATAATGCAAGCTTTGGGATCACCACCGATGACATGTTTACCTTGACTACATGTCAtggaaaatccaagaaaagaaaatcatCATCAGCTCCTATGAATCAGGCACGAGTTTTGACTTCAAGACATGAACAGATCCTGCCATCTCAGCATCGTGCTAAAACTGTTCTGTCTTTGTTGGTAGAAAAAAACATTCTATTACCTAGAGTTAAACTTATTTATAAGCAAAGAAGTGATGGGCCTCAGATAAAGGAAGGTTCTGTTGTTAGAGATGGAATAAAATGCAGGTGTTGTAATGAACTATTCAGTCTGGAAAGTTTCGAGGTTCATGCTGGGTGCAGTACTCAGTTTCCTGCTGCACATATGTTCTTAAAGGATGGGAGGTCCCTTTCACAGTGTTTAGTTGAATTAATGGGTGAAAACAAGCCCAAAGATTCACTGCATGTGCGCTTGAAGAAAAATTATTCAGATCTGGAAAGTGATTCAATATGCTCTATATGCAATGACGGCGGGGACATATTACTTTGTGACGGTTGCCCTTCAGCCTTCCATCATGCTTGTGTTGGTCTGGAG GCCACTCCAAAAGGAAGCTGGTACTGTCCATCTTGTAGATGCAGTATTTGTGACTCTGGTGATTATGATCCTGATACCAACAAATTCACTGAGAAGACTGTTATGTATTGTGATCAGTGTGAACGTGAAT ATCATGTTGGTTGCATTAGAAACAAAGATGATCAGCTTACCTGCTGTCCAGAAGGGTGCTGGTTTTGCAGTAGGGAATGCTCAGAG ATATTCCAGCATTTGCAAGAGCTTATTGGGAAACCAATTCCAACTTCAGTTGAAGGCTTATCATGTACCATACTGAAATTTGATAGAGAAAATGTCAGTGGCAATGTTGATTTTGACAATGAGAAAATGGCAGAACAGTATGGCAAGTTGTGCATTGCACTTGATGTTCTTCATGAATGTTTTGTTACTATTATCGAGCCCCGCACACGGAGGGATGTTTCTGAAGATATCGTGTTCAATAGAGA ATCAGATCTCAGACGCCTTAATTTTAGGGGATTCTACACGATACTTCTCCAGAAAGATGGTGAGCTGTTATCTGTCGGCACTTTTAG GGTATGCGGGAAGAAGTTTGCGGAGCTGCCTCTTATTGGCACAAGAGTTCAATATCGTCGACAAGGAATGTGTCGCCTTATTATGAATGAACTGGAGAAG TTACTCTCTGGCTGGGGGGTGGAAAGGCTTCTCTTACCGGCAGTTCCTCAGCTTCTGGAAACATGGACAGGACCCTTTGGTTTCACAGCAATGTCTAACTCTGACAGGTTTGACTTGGCAGAGAGTAGCATTCTCAGTTTCCAGGGAACAACCTTGTGTCACAAGATTCTAAATGCTGCGGGTCATAATCCAAAGGATTTGAGCATCCAATTGATCCTTAATGCTGAACAAATGGAGTTGGGGGAGAACAGCATTGTCAGTTTTGAAAGAACCACTTCGAATCATTCAGAAGAGTTGAAGGTTACAGCGCTGACCAACTGTAACAGTTTAGAGTTGAGAGAGAACTCCATTTTCAGCTCTTGGGGAAGCACTATTTATCAGAAGGTTTCAAGTGATGCATTTGGTCATCCAGAAGAGTTGAatg GGTCTGAATACCAAGTGGAGTGTACTGGTATCGTTCGTGAGATATTGGAAAGTGATAGTCAAGAAAGCACTTCAGTGGTGATAGAGGATACTGACCGACTGGAGCATGAGCTGCTACTGGAAATTCGGAGTAACAGTGGTGAAGAGGACAGTTGTGCCATTGATGTTCCCACTACTACTCCAAATCAAGAAGTTAGTTTTACAGTTGATGCCCATGAGCAACCATATGGCAG TCTTGGTGCAGATCATCACAGCGAGAATTGTGTTTTGACTGACATTAGGCCTGTCGCA AAAAAAGCGCTTCCAGGATTGAAACTGAAATTCTCGGGTAAATGCTACAAACGAAGTCGAAAGAGCAGTGGCTGTCGAGGAATGAAATTGAGGTTCTCGGGTAAATGCTACAGACGTAGTCGAAAGAGTGGTGGCTTCCGGAAACCAGGAGTGTGTGGCTAA
- the LOC127295840 gene encoding uncharacterized protein isoform X4, which produces MPRGTRKRRREPSPDAAAGQRKLLPGEVVEVFSFDPGLCGSWHQAVVIDILDNFRSVRYNDFVDDNDNGSPLVEKVKVSDAVDGKSSVSGGFARGKIRPVHPHQPLQVSDASYGLCVDALVEGSYWEGVIADHAEGSVERKVLFPDEGDERVMAVDQLRHTQDWDEVTGKWKPRGFWLLLQLLLSYEEKDGLPVSVRQIWYDLRSDPSLLTEANLWMCGTKSFWERSVAVLIAELWSVCGRPLHDGYHSCRSAEALTSADLPNKKVEPTVLDKLDSTTADISQTMSEFISYYRSNDRIGARAKRDPIKRHLKSLGWTFVEDRPKNKYCVSPDGKRFISLIGACEAYLAQKDCHTNHLVLHRVTQSNEYINPTGMDLALRENKSYNKLSSNASTWKPEQLNAELSPVIGSLLVSYQEGTTLSQRHISETMRMKLKKHLLALGWSIEVREDKVTRHQGKPDINKRYRYKSPFGKTFFSILKVLKSFTVQCDKQFQGNRIEDNYLAADRVNLDATVLSDLTRLGKRKRGQKSNDIRKYIDFMEADAQNSRKKKCLRLKAKNFLKSAGWKVWRKKKSSKKREPRYVAPYGKSYNCLLAACKGYLEQGYQKENNASFGITTDDMFTLTTCHGKSKKRKSSSAPMNQARVLTSRHEQILPSQHRAKTVLSLLVEKNILLPRVKLIYKQRSDGPQIKEGSVVRDGIKCRCCNELFSLESFEVHAGCSTQFPAAHMFLKDGRSLSQCLVELMGENKPKDSLHVRLKKNYSDLESDSICSICNDGGDILLCDGCPSAFHHACVGLEATPKGSWYCPSCRCSICDSGDYDPDTNKFTEKTVMYCDQCEREYHVGCIRNKDDQLTCCPEGCWFCSRECSEIFQHLQELIGKPIPTSVEGLSCTILKFDRENVSGNVDFDNEKMAEQYGKLCIALDVLHECFVTIIEPRTRRDVSEDIVFNRESDLRRLNFRGFYTILLQKDGELLSVGTFRVCGKKFAELPLIGTRVQYRRQGMCRLIMNELEKLLSGWGVERLLLPAVPQLLETWTGPFGFTAMSNSDRFDLAESSILSFQGTTLCHKILNAAGHNPKDLSIQLILNAEQMELGENSIVSFERTTSNHSEELKVTALTNCNSLELRENSIFSSWGSTIYQKVSSDAFGHPEELNGSEYQVECTGIVREILESDSQESTSVVIEDTDRLEHELLLEIRSNSGEEDSCAIDVPTTTPNQEVSFTVDAHEQPYGRKKRFQD; this is translated from the exons ATGCCGCGGGGGACCCGGAAGCGGAGGCGCGAGCCGTCCCCTGACGCCGCCGCCGGGCAGAGGAAGCTCCTCCCCGGCGAAGTCGTCGAG GTCTTTAGTTTTGATCCAGGGCTGTGTGGATCATGGCATCAGGCAGTAGTCATTGATATTTTGGACAACTTTCGCTCTGTAAGGTACAATGATTTTGTTGATGACAATGATAACGGGTCACCTCTTGTTGAGAAAGTTAAGGTATCAGATGCTGTTGATGGCAAGTCAAGTGTGTCTGGGGGATTcgctcgtggaaaaataagaccggtGCATCCACATCAACCGCTGCAGGTATCTGATGCAAGCTATGGACTCTGTGTTGATGCGCTGGTGGAAGGATCCTACTGGGAAGGTGTTATCGCTGATCATGCTGAAGGATCCGTGGAGAGGAAGGTCCTTTTTCCTGATGAAGGCGATGAACGCGTTATGGCGGTTGATCAGCTGCGCCATACTCAAGATTGGGATGAAGTTACTGGCAAATGGAAACCACGCGGATTCTGGTTGCTTCTCCAGTTGCTTTTATCATATGAAGAGAAAGATGGCTTACCTGTATCAGTCAGGCAGATATGGTACGACTTGAGATCAGATCCTTCCTTGTTGACAGAAGCCAATTTGTGGATGTGTGGGACGAAATCTTTTTGGGAGAGATCAGTTGCAGTCCTTATTGCAGAATTGTGGTCCGTATGTGGCAGACCTCTCCATGATGGATATCACTCTTGTAGATCAGCAGAAGCTTTAACATCTGCAGACTTGCCAAATAAGAAGGTCGAGCCCACTGTCTTGGATAAGCTGGATTCCACAACAGCTGATATCTCCCAGACCATGTCAGAGTTCATCTCATACTATCGGAGCAATGACAGGATAGGTGCTCGTGCCAAGCGGGATCCTATAAAGCGCCATCTTAAATCATTAGGGTGGACCTTTGTAGAAGATAGACCCAAGAACAAGTATTGTGTCTCACCTGATGGAAAGCGCTTCATATCTCTTATAGGAGCATGTGAGGCTTATCTGGCACAGAAGGATTGTCATACAAATCATTTGGTTTTACATAGAGTGACACAAAGTAATGAATATATCAACCCAACTGGCATGGATCTTGCCCTAAGGGAGAACAAATCCTACAATAAATTGAGTTCGAATGCCTCTACTTGGAAACCAGAGCAATTGAATGCAGAACTTTCCCCAGTGATAGGGTCACTGCTTGTTAGTTACCAAGAGGGCACCACCCTTTCCCAGAGACACATTAGTGAAACCATGAGGATGAAGCTGAAGAAGCATCTGTTGGCATTAGGTTGGAGTATTGAGGTCAGAGAAGATAAAGTTACAAGACATCAAGGTAAACCAGATATTAATAAGAGATATCGGTACAAGTCACCTTTCGGGAAGACCTTTTTTTCTATCCTTAAAGTACTCAAAAGCTTCACAGTTCAATGTGATAAACAATTTCAAGGCAACAGAATTGAAGACAATTATTTGGCAGCAGACAGAGTAAATCTTGATGCAACAGTTTTGAGTGACCTGACAAGACTTGGTAAACGCAAACGTGGACAGAAATCTAATGACATAAGAAAATACATAGACTTCATGGAAGCAGATGCGCAGAACTCCAGGAAAAAGAAATGCCTgagattaaaagctaagaacttcCTCAAATCTGCTGGGTGGAAAGTCTGGCGAAAGAAAAAATCTAGTAAGAAGCGGGAACCCCGTTATGTTGCTCCATATGGTAAGTCCTACAACTGTCTGCTGGCAGCATGTAAAGGATACCTAGAGCAAGGATATCAAAAGGAGAATAATGCAAGCTTTGGGATCACCACCGATGACATGTTTACCTTGACTACATGTCAtggaaaatccaagaaaagaaaatcatCATCAGCTCCTATGAATCAGGCACGAGTTTTGACTTCAAGACATGAACAGATCCTGCCATCTCAGCATCGTGCTAAAACTGTTCTGTCTTTGTTGGTAGAAAAAAACATTCTATTACCTAGAGTTAAACTTATTTATAAGCAAAGAAGTGATGGGCCTCAGATAAAGGAAGGTTCTGTTGTTAGAGATGGAATAAAATGCAGGTGTTGTAATGAACTATTCAGTCTGGAAAGTTTCGAGGTTCATGCTGGGTGCAGTACTCAGTTTCCTGCTGCACATATGTTCTTAAAGGATGGGAGGTCCCTTTCACAGTGTTTAGTTGAATTAATGGGTGAAAACAAGCCCAAAGATTCACTGCATGTGCGCTTGAAGAAAAATTATTCAGATCTGGAAAGTGATTCAATATGCTCTATATGCAATGACGGCGGGGACATATTACTTTGTGACGGTTGCCCTTCAGCCTTCCATCATGCTTGTGTTGGTCTGGAG GCCACTCCAAAAGGAAGCTGGTACTGTCCATCTTGTAGATGCAGTATTTGTGACTCTGGTGATTATGATCCTGATACCAACAAATTCACTGAGAAGACTGTTATGTATTGTGATCAGTGTGAACGTGAAT ATCATGTTGGTTGCATTAGAAACAAAGATGATCAGCTTACCTGCTGTCCAGAAGGGTGCTGGTTTTGCAGTAGGGAATGCTCAGAG ATATTCCAGCATTTGCAAGAGCTTATTGGGAAACCAATTCCAACTTCAGTTGAAGGCTTATCATGTACCATACTGAAATTTGATAGAGAAAATGTCAGTGGCAATGTTGATTTTGACAATGAGAAAATGGCAGAACAGTATGGCAAGTTGTGCATTGCACTTGATGTTCTTCATGAATGTTTTGTTACTATTATCGAGCCCCGCACACGGAGGGATGTTTCTGAAGATATCGTGTTCAATAGAGA ATCAGATCTCAGACGCCTTAATTTTAGGGGATTCTACACGATACTTCTCCAGAAAGATGGTGAGCTGTTATCTGTCGGCACTTTTAG GGTATGCGGGAAGAAGTTTGCGGAGCTGCCTCTTATTGGCACAAGAGTTCAATATCGTCGACAAGGAATGTGTCGCCTTATTATGAATGAACTGGAGAAG TTACTCTCTGGCTGGGGGGTGGAAAGGCTTCTCTTACCGGCAGTTCCTCAGCTTCTGGAAACATGGACAGGACCCTTTGGTTTCACAGCAATGTCTAACTCTGACAGGTTTGACTTGGCAGAGAGTAGCATTCTCAGTTTCCAGGGAACAACCTTGTGTCACAAGATTCTAAATGCTGCGGGTCATAATCCAAAGGATTTGAGCATCCAATTGATCCTTAATGCTGAACAAATGGAGTTGGGGGAGAACAGCATTGTCAGTTTTGAAAGAACCACTTCGAATCATTCAGAAGAGTTGAAGGTTACAGCGCTGACCAACTGTAACAGTTTAGAGTTGAGAGAGAACTCCATTTTCAGCTCTTGGGGAAGCACTATTTATCAGAAGGTTTCAAGTGATGCATTTGGTCATCCAGAAGAGTTGAatg GGTCTGAATACCAAGTGGAGTGTACTGGTATCGTTCGTGAGATATTGGAAAGTGATAGTCAAGAAAGCACTTCAGTGGTGATAGAGGATACTGACCGACTGGAGCATGAGCTGCTACTGGAAATTCGGAGTAACAGTGGTGAAGAGGACAGTTGTGCCATTGATGTTCCCACTACTACTCCAAATCAAGAAGTTAGTTTTACAGTTGATGCCCATGAGCAACCATATGGCAG AAAAAAGCGCTTCCAGGATTGA